A stretch of DNA from Mugil cephalus isolate CIBA_MC_2020 chromosome 12, CIBA_Mcephalus_1.1, whole genome shotgun sequence:
AGAGCACTGCAGATATTTGGTATAGTAACTCTATTTAACATTGCAATCTTTCCCATGCTCTTTATAATTTTCACATACACAAGAATACTCATAGTAGCTCACTGGAGTTGTGGAGAAGTCAGGAAAAAGACTGCACAGACCTGTTTGCCTCACCTTCTGGTTTTAATCAACTATTCTTGTTTGCTCACGtatgatgttattattattaaactggaGTCAGATTTTCCAAAGATTGCACGTTTTATAATGACACTGCAGATTGTGACATATAATCCTCTCTTCAACACAATCATATACGGcctgaaaatgcagaaaatctCCAAACACTTAAAAAAGTTGTTCTCCCGGGCCAAATTGAATTAATTACTTCATTTACAATCCTCTTTTTATAAACTGTTGTTATATTAAGAAAGAGATGTGAGGACTTGATGTTTAATTCTTTGACAGTATTTATTGTGGGGATTTATTTGATGGTGTAAGTCTATGGTAAATACTTTTCGTACTTTTCAACGATATTTCTAATTGCCTAGCAAAGCTGTAGGGACGTCAGGAACAAAGGTGCTCAGATCTATTTACCTCACCTGGTGGTTTTAAATAGCTTTTCATACTTGTGTTCATGCAATGTGATTATAGCTTGACTGCAAATAGATTTGACCAAAACATTTGATATCGTTTGACAATGACTTTACAAATAGTGACGTGTCGTCCTCTGTTCAAGCCAATCATATAAGGactgaaaataaaggaaatctcCAAACACCTTAAGAGGCTGTTTGTGAAAGAAAATCCAACGATGTTACATGTGCAGTCATTTCGACTGAACATACTTTTAATCTTTAGAAAGATTAATTTCATCAGGGAGGGATCACCGTCCAAATGGTCTCTTTTTGGTTCggcctaaataaaataaaatgacaaatttctgaaaaaaagaagatgttAATTAAATCTGTCTGACGTTTGgataaactttaaaacttgcTATTAGAACTTTatcatattatcattattattatcattattttatgatACAGTGCATGGCCTACGATGCTTTGtgttgtttatctgtgtttgatTGTTTGCTTATGTAGTTTTTCATTATCCTTGTccttttatatcatttatatttctttcctctttgtttttcataaacAAGCACAACATCACATGTCATTTGAATTTTCCATATACAATACGGACAAACAATAAAGATATTGTAACTATACGTAactaataaaaaactaataaaaaaaagatatgaataTAGTGAAAATGAGAGAATGGTAACCTGGTAATCTTTTCTgcaattattatcattacattttCATCTTTAACCCCCCTCATGCATACATTTGATGTTAAAttaacggctctggttaaagttaccaatgatctcctcatggcttcagacaatggacttgtctctatacttgtcctgctagatctcagtgttGCATTTGACCCTATTcatcacaatattctactacagagacttgaaagtgtgatcaagattacagaaACtacactagactggtttgaatcatatctgtcagacagattccagtttgtccatgtaaacaacaactcttctatatataccaaagtaagctatggagttccgcagggttctgtgctaggaccaatattgttcacattatacatgcttcccttaggcaatatatTTAGAAaccacggcataaacttccattgctacgcagatgatacccagctatatttatccatgaaaccagatgaaactaatcagctggttaaactccaagcatgctttaaagacataaaggcttggatgacctgtaattttctacttttaaactcagacaaaacagaagttattgtatttggctctaaaaaTGTCatagattcattatctaatcacctgcttttgttggatggcattaccttggcctccagtactactgtgaaaaaccttggtgttatatttgaccaggatatgtcctttaattctcacataaagcaggtaaccaggactgctttctttcacgttcgtaatatcatcaaaattaggaacatcctttctcagaatGATGCGGAAAAGCTAGTTCATGCAtttttgtcttccaggctggattattgtaactcgttactgtctggctgttcaagtagctctttaaaaagcctccaattgattcaaaacgcttccagcaagagcactgacaggaattagcaagagagatcatattactccagtattagcttctcttcattggctccctctaaaatctagaattgaatttaagatcctcctccttacatacaaggccctgaaaggcctagctccatcatatatgaaagacctcatagtactatactgtcccaacagatcactaccatctctaagtgcaggtctacttgtggttcctagagtttctaaaagtagaatgggaggtagagccttcagctatcaggctcctctcctatggaaccagctcccagtttgggttcaggaggcagacacagtctctacgtttaaggtcaggactaagactttcctttttgacaaagcttatagttagggctggacttaaccatcccttagctatgctgctataggcctaggcagCAGGGGGACGATGTACTGAGGacgtgtcctctcctctttcttctctgtctcctgtcctctaatatcttatcattttattttctatctcttataatttactaaacattgtgtcttactctctcccctcctctaccccccccctccatcctcttgtgagggtctctggtctggagtgctgaatatctgacctgttctaagctacatctgctgctgtggcctcatcaaccagcccggTCTTcgtggtctggagtgctgtgtatcagatctgtggagctccataaactacatctgccccagtcgtcatggcctcctccagttatccactcctacctagacgAACAATTCACCAACATGCCCAAGactcctgttatactcacaaactgtctcacggatcatcagctatgttatattattagacCTTATATGTTTCCTTcggcttgatgtatgtatctatgacagaagtttgtttatcttgtttctcctgctctacttttctctctatcttctctgtttctacccggctggccttcggcagatgggtcccttcatatgagctgggttctgctcaaggtttcttcttgttaaaagggagtttttccttgccaccgtcgccctcaggcttgctctggaggttgcaggctggtatTTTGAAGCGTCTTGAGGCGattttattgttattggcgctatatgaataaaactgaattgaattgaactgaattgagtGAAATCACAGTGTTGAGTTGAAACAAGAAAAGATCTTTAGAACATTTTGGAAGGtgtgtaaaagtaacaccacaCATTTTTGTTCAATGGCAGCCTGTGTCCAAAGGGACTGTAAGGGGTGGACGCAGGAGGCCGAAGAGGCCCTGCAGGATTGCTTTGACTTCACAGACTGGGAGGCCCTCTGTCAGCCTCAAGGGGAAGACATCAGCAGCATGGCTGCCTGCATCACTGAATATATCAAATTCTGTAAGAATACTGTCGTACACCGCCGTGGATCACCAGCGGCCTGAGGAGTCTGCTGAACGACAAAAGGAGAGCCTTCAGGTCTTGAGACAAGGAGGAGCTAAGGAGTGTCCAGCACCAACTGCTGGACAAGCTGAGGGAGTGCAAGGACTCCTACAGGACGAAACTGGAGGCCAAACTCCAGCAGAAGAATATGAGTGAGGTGTGGTCAGGAATGACGGACATAACTTGtcggggcggctatggctcagtaggtagagcagattgtccatgaaccgaagggttagcggttcaagCCATGGTCATGCCATGGTcatgtgccatatgccgaagtgtccttgagcaagacgcgagacactgaacccccagtgtgtgaatgtgtgtgtgcttgtgtgagtgaatgggtggatgtgtctctgactgtaaaagcgctttgagtaccttagggtaggtagaaaagcgctatataagagcaagaccatttactccTGTGGGGAGAGAGACAGGCTGTCTGAAGGAAATCTGGAGCGTGTGGGCGAGCTTACCACATTCTTCAACAGGTTTAGCTCTTGGAACCCTGTCTCCCCTACCCCATTCCCCCACACCTCCCCAATTCCTGCAGTGACTCCAACAACCCTGGAGGAAGGGGACAGCTCCTTCGCCCCTTAACATCCTTGATAGGGATGTGGAATGGTGGAGGAGTAAAGATACCTAGGAGTGACCAAGTGACATGTTGTAATATAgcttttttctatatatatgttgtgatagatatttttaatctatctgtctgtctatccatcttagaaaaaaaaaacatcatagcaacagtaaaatttggtggtggtagtgtgatgagctgaggctgttttgctgcttcaggacctggaagacttactGTGATAAAAGGAATCATGAATTCCTCTGCCTACCAAAatatcctgaaggagaatgtccgaCTGATCTGTTGGGGGCCTCAAGTCGAggtgaacttgggttctgcagcaggacaatgatccaaaacactccagcaagtccacctctgattggttgaagaaaaactaaatgaagactttggccTAACCTAGTCAAAGTCTTGGCCTGAaccctattgagatgctgtggcacgACCTTAAAAAGGcagttcatgctggaaaaccctccaatgtggctgaattacaactattctgaaaatataaatgtgccAACATTCCTCCACAGGTGGAAAAGactcatttaaaatgatcacaaatgCTTGGTTGCAGCAGTTGCTGCTGAGGGTGGCTCAATCAGTTTTTAGGTTTAGGGGACAAACACTTCTTCACATGGGGCCATGTagatttggattttgttttcccttaattaTGAAAACCTTAATTCAAAAAATggattttgtgtttacatgtgttatctttgactaatatttaaacttGCCTGATcggaaacatttaagtgtgacaaacatgcaagagggaaagaaagaaagacagaaaaagaaattaggAAGGAAGTAACACTTTGTCAGACCGCTGTACCTCTGCGGGTTCAGGCCTCCAGAGTGTGACGATGCTGCTGACATGTTGTGTGTGGAGGTTAATGAGGACGTGACCCAGTCTGATAAAACCATTGGGTGGTGCATTTTACCAGTTCTGCAACCACACACTAATAGCATTTCAAGGGCAACTGTAAAGAATAAGATGCTGGACACAGGGTTTGTAGGAGACTGTTTGGTTCTGTGACTTGTTTCGTTTCATTCTACATCATCTTTGACCATTTTAATGGATGCTGGGTTAAATGTGACATATATAACTCTAGATGGACACGTGGAGGTGCACAGATACagatatctttattttgtgatcatgttgacTGCATATATTCTGATAATATGCTGCAATGCCACCATTACATATCTCATTGTTATTCACAGTGACCTCCATGAGCCCATGTACATGTTCGTTGCTGCTCTGTTGATCAACTCTATTCTTTTCAGCACTAACATCTACCCAAAGCTTCTGATTGACTTTTTATCTGAAAAACAGATCATCTCTTATCCAGCTTGTCTCTTTCAGGcctttatattttactttttaagctTTTCAGAATTTTTATTGCTAGCAGCCATGTCCTATGACAGATATGTGTCCATATGTAAACCTCTGCAATATCCAATGatcatgagaaaaacaacagtcagTGTTTTGCTTGCTTTAGCCTGGCTTGTGCCTGCCGTTCACCTTATGGTACCTGTTGTGGTAGTTGGTAAAAATAAGCTCTGTAGCTTTAGTCTGAAAGGAATTTTTTGTCACAACTCAGGTTACGATCTTTACTGTGTGACCTCCAGCGAACTGTCTGTATTCGGTGTAATTATTCTATGTAACACTGCACTTTTCCCCATGCTCTTTATAGTTTTCACATACACAAGAATACTCATAGTAGCTCACCGGAGTTGTGGAGAAGTCAGGAGGAAGGCTGCACAGACCTGTTTGCCTCACTTGCTGGTTTTAATCAACTATTCTTGTTTGCTCACGTATGACGTTACTATTGCTAAACTGGAGTCAGATTTTCCAAAGATTGCACGTTTTATAATGACACTGCAGACTGTGACATATAATCCTCTCTTCAACCCAATCATATACGGcctgaaaatgcagaaaatctCCAAACACTTAAAAAAGTTGTTCTCCCGGGCCAAAGTGAATTAATGAC
This window harbors:
- the LOC125017182 gene encoding olfactory receptor 6M1-like, with product MDAGLNVTYITLDGHVEVHRYRYLYFVIMLTAYILIICCNATITYLIVIHSDLHEPMYMFVAALLINSILFSTNIYPKLLIDFLSEKQIISYPACLFQAFIFYFLSFSEFLLLAAMSYDRYVSICKPLQYPMIMRKTTVSVLLALAWLVPAVHLMVPVVVVGKNKLCSFSLKGIFCHNSGYDLYCVTSSELSVFGVIILCNTALFPMLFIVFTYTRILIVAHRSCGEVRRKAAQTCLPHLLVLINYSCLLTYDVTIAKLESDFPKIARFIMTLQTVTYNPLFNPIIYGLKMQKISKHLKKLFSRAKPVSKRTVRGWTQEAEEALQDCFDFTDWEALCQPQGEDISSMADCITEYIKFCKNIVVHPRTARCFANNKPWITSGLRSLLNDKRRAFRS